AAGTTTGAGGCAATTTCAAGAGTGGAAAAAGACCAGTGGCTTCCGAAATATTATGTAAGTTATGTCTATACCGTACTGGCACATTTTGAGAAGGAAACTGACCGTAAAGACCAATCTCTGGAGACCGCTCAGAATTATTTTGATAAGTCCAAAGCCCAATCGGGAAATAAAGAAGAGCTCGCTATTCTGCAGGCTTATATTCACCAGTCATCTTTCTTTGTATCTCCTATGGCACGTTTGAATGACTTCGGAACCAACAGTACTGAAATTGAAGGATTATTAAAAACCTATCCGAATAATCCGCGCATTAATTTACTTCAGGGAATACAGCTGTTCAATAAACCGGGATTCCTGGGGGGAGGAGCCGCAAAAGCAAAACCTTTTTTTCAGAAAGCAGAGGCTATTTACAATAAATCTCAGAATGTAAATTCTTTAAATCCAAATTGGGGCAGAACACTGAATACCATTTATCTAAAAAAAAGTGAATAAAATATATGAATACATCTGAAGTAAAAGAAAAAATTGTCATATCCGGGTTGGGCGTTTACTGTTCAATCGGCAAAAATGTGGATGAATTGGTTGAGTCTCTATCAGAATCCAAGCTCGGATTCGATTATGTAGATGAATTTCATACCGAGGGCTACAGAAATACCCATGCAGGAGTGATTAAAGATATTGAAAATATAGATTCTCTCACGGGGCTTCGCTCTTCCCTTATTCTGAAGCCTTCTGTATACCAGGCTATTGAAGATTCCGGGATATTTGATACAGAAGTTGACCGTTCGAGAATATCCATTTCAGTAGGCACTTCCCTTACCGGATACGGAGGTTTTGTGACCTGCTTATTTGAGCGTCATTATGAGGAAAAAAATGAAAGATATGAATCCTCACTAAATGAGCATATGAAAGTCAACTACCTGGAGTCGATCAATAATATCCCGGGCACTCTCCTGGCTACAGAAATTGCACTGGAGTATGATATATCCGGAATGTTGTCATCTTCCATCACCGCGTGTAGCGCAAGCGGCAATGCGATGGCTATCGCGGTTGACACCATTAGAAACGGACTGGCGGATGTTGTGATTGTGGGAGCTGTTGATCCGCTGTCTGAGCTTACCTATATGGGATTCCATACCTTAAGAGCGATGTCTCCCGGTCAGCCTAAACCACTGGATAAAAACAGGGAGGGACTCCTTATCGGCGAAGGTTCGGGCTGTATTATTATTGAAAGTGAATCACATGCCAGGGCACGGGGTGCAAAAATATATGCGGAAATAGCGGGTTACGGATTAAGCAATGATGCCTACCATGCAACCCAGCCTCATCCTGAAGGAGAAGGGGGAGTGCTGGCAATGAAAATCGCTTTGGATGAAGCTGATCTCAGCTCAGGCGAAATTCAGTACATCAATATGCACGGAACAGGAACAAAACATAATGACCAGGCTGAATTAAAGGCTGTTGAGCGCGTATTTGGAGACCGGTTAAAACAGATACCGATAAGCTCTTCAAAATCAATGATCGGCCATACGCTTGGTGCTGCAGGGTGTATAGAAGCTGTAATCTGCATTCTTGCCTTACATCATAATTTCCTACCCCCAAGTTTAAATTTTGAAACCCCTATTGATCATTTTGATTATCAGGTGGTGACAGCTGCAAAGAGCCGGGAGCTGAATGTTGTCATGAACAATTCATTTGGCTTCGGAGGAAATGGGGCATCCTTTATTTTCAAAAAGTAATTTGCTCATCTGTTATGGATACCAAAGAATTTAGGACAAAACTGTTAATTGAAAAGCTATCAAAAATATATCCCGATCGTTTTTCTCAGAATCTGGTTGACATGAGATCGGCTGAATATCGGAAGATATTAATCATAGCACCACATGCTGATGATGAGGTGATTGGATGTGGTGCTGCAATTGATCATTTTATCGGTCAGGGAGCCCATATCACCGTTCTGATTGTTACCCAGGAAAGCAGCCGGTCAATCGCCAGATACTACGATTACACCCCTCAGCAGAGAATGGAGGAAAGTTACGAGGCGCAATCGGTGTTGGGATATCATGAACTGGAATATTTCAATTTTCCCGAGCTTATGCTGCGGAGTGATGCTCTTTTACAGAAAAGCTTTTGTCTGGAGCTTCATGACTTTATCGTTAAGCATCAGCCAGATTGTGTTTTTATTCCCAATAAAGAAGAAATGCATCCTGATCATCAGATAATTGGAGAGCTCTCGGAGGGTGTTTTAGCAAAAGGTGTAAAAAGCAAAAGTTTTACACAGCTTCAGGCGGCCATTGTTTATGAAATCTGGGGACCGGTGGTGATGAATTCGTTTCTTGAAATTTCTGATACGGCATATGCCAAAAAAATACAGGGAATCCGCTGTTACAGATCTCAGTTATCATCAGTGGATTACGAAAAAATCATTGAGTTTATCGGATGGTCCCGAGGCAAAGACCTTGCGAATACAGGAGCTCAATCTCCTGAACTTAAATTTAAAATAGCAGAAGGCTACAGGCTTTGTAATTATAAAGAAAATTGAATGTTGGAAACTATGTTTAGTGTTGTCATATGCAGTTTCAATAAATCCGGCTCATTGACTGCTGTTTTAACCAATATGAATCGGCTGGTTAAAGAAAATACGGAGTGCCCCTTTGAGGTTATCGTGGTGGTTGACGGCTCAACCGATAATACGTTGGAAGCCATCGGGAAACTCACTGTAAAATATCCGATTCGCGTATTTTATATTGAAAACTCGGGATTATCCAATGCCAGAAATTTCGGGCTGGATCAAAGCCTTGGCCGCTATATCGTTTTTTGTGATGATGATGTTGTTTTTCATCCCGATTATTTCATCCATCTCCAAATGTCGATCCAGAGGTATCCTGATCATGTTCATATCGGAAATCTTATCAATATTGATAAAGAATACTCCGCAGGTATTGTTCGCAGCCTTTTAAATAATGAGGATGTTAATTATAATACATTAGGGGAGAAGAAAAAAGATCACGTTTTCTTTGAAGCTGCAAAACAGCTCTTTTTTTACAGGAATGAGAATGACGATTTTACGACAGCTATATGGTGGGCAGTAGTGACAGGGGGAAATTTATGCATCCCGAAATACTATTTTGAAACATGCGGTGTGTTCGATCATCATATAAAAGGATGGGGCCCTGAAGATGCTGACCTTTGTTACCGGTTTTTTCTTAAAGGAGTAAAAGCTACTTATAATGATTCCTGTCTGCTTTATCATCTGGATCATCCGAGAGACCTGAAGGCGATTTATGATACAATGACTACAAATGCAGTGTATTTTATAAAAAAATATGAAAAACCGAAGGAACTGTATGCCTATTTAAATTTTACTAATGGCAAAATCTCTCTGAATGATTTTAATGAGCTATGCTGTGATATATTCGGAATGGAAAAAGTCAATATTCCAGCATTTTCAATGAGTATGAAAGATTACTCTGGCAGAGAACAGTTTTTAAAACATCAACCATGACATTAACCGAATTATATAAACAAAATTATCTGCCGGGCTTTGACTGCAGAATGGCAACATTCAGGAATAACCTGGCTTATTATGGGCATTATCTTTCAAATGGCATGATGCTCGGACTTTCAGGATGCTTATCCTTTATTTATTCTGAGCCTGAGCAAAGCAGGATTCCCTATTATACGATCTTAGGAATTACAGACCAGACTCTGGAAGGGCTGTCATCTGTTTTTGACAGTTACCTGAGTTATGAAGCCTGTCCTTTTGATAGGGACGAGGTATTGCTCCTGCTTAAAAAAAAACTTGATCAGAAAATATTGGTCAACGCCGCTGTTAACCGTCCGCTGCTTCAACACTTAAGGGCGGGTAATTTTGTAGAGGATTTTGTTTTTAACTCTGCCTACACAGGGTTTCATTTTGTAACCATAACCGACATAAGCGAAGGTATGATTACTTTTTTTGAAACAGATTATTCCAAACCATTACAATATGATGTTGATACCTTTATGCATTTATGGTTTTATGATACTATACACAAAAGAAAGCTTCACGATTCGAGCCAGGCTTGTAACGGAAGATATTATACGATTGATCCTCCGAAATTTTCTCCCCATCACAATAAACATGCCTTGCTGTTTTTAATCGAAAAAGTCACCAACAATTTTTTCGCGGAGGGAATGAGGTACCGGAATGGCTTACAGGCATTACAGGCATTCTTTGATGGTCTTAAAACCTGGAGCTCCCAAATGGATAAAACCTGTGCTGTTAAAAGTATATTCTATATGAAAATTCTGGAAATGAACCTAAGTGGCGGAGGATTTGGAAGGAGATTGTACAGCTCATTTCTGGCAGAAGTTGCACAGATCGTAGAGGATGAAAATCTGCCGGCCATTGCAGGCGAGTTCAGAGAGACCTCCAAACTATGGGCCAACTTTATGAATGCCATTTCTTCTGACGAAACTATAAAAAGTCTCATGGCAGATGATTTTGAGGCACTCAGGGCTATCACAGAAACTTATTCAGCGAATATTATTGCTGCAGAAATCAAACAATTTACCCTTTTAAATAACTGGATAAAACTAAAAAAATAGTTACAATGATCTCTAAAACACTTGAATTGAACGAAATAGTAATTAAACCGAGATTTTGTGAAATAGATTCTCTTTTAATTGTTCACCATTCCAGATTTATACCTTGGGTGGAAGAGGCCAACTTTAATTTCGTGGAGCAGGTCCTGAATATTTCCCGCAAGCAATTATTTGAAATAGACCTCTATAACCCCATCCATAAGTTAGAGTTTTTGTATAAAAATAATGTAAGATGGGACGATGAGCTGATTGTAAGTACCATCATGGAGTATAATCAATTTGCCCTGTTTACCATGCACAATACCATTCGTTGCAGGAAAAATCCATCGAAAATTTTTGCTACTGCGAAGATCTCACTTCTGATTGCAAATAAAGAGCTTAAATTAAAACTTCTGATGCCGGATTTCTATCTTTCCAAAATTAAGCAGGCCGAAAAAGTATATCCACAATATTTTATACAATCTGACCATGTACACCATTCCAAATGATATAGGATACTGCCTCTCTACGGTTTTAAAAGATTATTCCGTGGAGATGGACGCAGAGATCTGTCTGATACTTTGCAGCCCTTTGTGGTTAGGCTTACATATTTCTTCGGAACATCATTACTTTCCTATCAGAAGAAATGAAATCTCATATGTAAACCCTTTGTTTCTTGAGAACTTCTCTGTTAACTCCAATTGTTTATTTATCCCCAGCAGAGCCAATTCTAAGGAAAGTTTCGACTATCTTAAATACAGAAACGGAAATCGTAAAAAGACCCTGGTTAAAGTTGCTGAGAATATTGCATACACTGCCGATAACGGAGATGTTAATAGGGCATATGAAGAAGCTCACAGACCTGTACTGGCCATTATTGATCAAATTTCAGATGTTAATGATGCGACCGTCAGTACAGCAGTATCTCTTATTTTCTCAAAAGAAAACCAGATCACAATACCGAAAAGACATTTTATGGATCATTGGTCCTGTGAATCCAGTCATATTTATACAGATCTGTTTAGAATCATTCCATCAAAAAATACCTTTTCTGAGGAGCTTACTACAATAAAAATTAAATCGGCTCTTGAAAAGCAACATCTGAATTTAAGATCAAATAATAAATCACTTCTTACGGGAAATGCAGTATTGGAATTTTTAAAGGAGGGATTAGAAAAAAAGCTTGAAAACTATGCCTCCCCAAAACAACATAGGGATTTATGGCGAAATAAGCACGGGATCATTCAGCTCAGGGAAGATTATGCTAAGGCGCTGGACAAATTACATTTTATGGATGAATGGGGAGACATACAGGCTATAAAAGAAAGTGTCTTAAAATCGAAAGAAGCTTGGCGTTTATTTTTTGAAATCTTTAATGATGATGCACTTGCAGCACAAACACTTGTCCGGTGTTATGAAGCTCTTATAGATGTTGAAAGTGAATGTATTGACAATTTTAATAAAATGTTATAAATGGAACATGCCCCCGTAATAATAAGCGATTATAAGCATAAACCAGGCGGATCCTGTATCGTAACTGCTTTAAGTGGAATTTACAGACATAAAGGATTGGATTTCGGTCCCGAACAGATTATTGGCCTGGGTTCAGGGCTTCAGTTTGCCTATGGCTACAATCCCTTTGAAAAGAACTACAGAATTGAATTTATTTCTTCACAGCTTTTCTACTCTCTCTTATCCAATACAGGGACATATGGTGAAGAATTTGAATTTTCAGATCAGGAAAAATCGCTGGCAAGAGTCTTAGAATTGATCGACAATAATATGCCCGTTCCGGTAATGATGGATCCCTTATACTGTGAAGGGCTGATGAAACGTACGCCGCAGGAATTCATCAGGCATATTCCATCCCATATGATGGTGGTATATGGTTATGATCTTTCTCTTGGTCAGATATTCCTGTATGACAGCCCTCAGTTTAACCCTGTCAGTATGAAAATAGATGATTTTGTAAAAGCAAGATGTTCCGGTCCCACTTTGCCGGCCAATAAACATGTGGAATTTTATTTTCCGGAAACCATTTATCCCTATGACAGATCTGTGAAACTGGCCATCCGTAAAGTCATCAGTGTATATAAATATTCAGAAAAACATCTTGCTCACAAATCGGGGTTTCAGGCGATAGACAGATTTACGGCGAATGTGAAGAACTGGAGGCAAATATTTAATGATGCTGAAATTACAGAGAATGCGAGATTATTTATGATGGGCGTAACCAATGGACATGCCACTAAAGGTGCATTCAGAACCCAATATTCTGTTTTTCTGGATCAGGCATCTGAAAGAATGAGAGGTAACGGTTTTTATCAGTCCTCAAAAATCTATTATGATTTGGGTAAATTATGGATAGAGTTTCAAAAGGCCCTGAATATACTTATTAAAGATCCCGGAGCCCATGACATATGGAAAGACAAATCATCTTTCTCCCAATTGCTGGATGAGATTAATGATAAAGAAAAGATGGCCATTAATATTTTAGAAAAAGAACTAACACGTATTTAAATGGAGAAGCCTGTTGTTATACAAGTTAAAAACCTTAGCAAGAGTTACAGTGGCATCCGGATTCTGGATGATATTTCATTTAACATCTACCACGGAGAAGTCGTTGGCCTTGCCGGAATTAACGGTGCCGGTAAAAGTACTTTAATCGAAAGTATTGAAGGATTGAGGAAGATAGAAAATGGCTCAGTCCATGTGTTGGGCAAATCAATAGATAAACATTATAAAAGTATTCAGAAGGAAATAGGAATCCAGCTGCAGAGAACGAGCCTTATCGGAAATATTACTTTAGATGAGACCCTGACTCTCTTTAAAACCCTCTATAATGTAAAAACGGATAATGAAACTCTGCTGCGAAGAGTGAGTCTTCAGGAGGCAGCAAAAAAAAAAGTAAAACATTTATCAGGAGGGCAGTACCAAAGATTTAATTTGTGTCTTGCCATACTTAATGATCCCAAGATCCTTTTTCTGGATGAACCCACTACAGGGCTGGATCCCATTGCAAGAAGAGAGCTTTGGTCCATCATTAAAGGGTTAAAAATAAAGGGGGTGACCATTCTTGTGACGACCCATTACTTAGATGAAGCACAGGAAATCTGTGATAAAATCCTCATTCTCGGCAATCAAAAAATCTTGGCTTACGATACTCCTTTCAATTTGATCAAAAAGCTCGAAAATGAGAAAACAATCATAGTAAGCGGTATTGAAGTGCTGAGCAGGGCGGATCTGGAGGTGCTGGAAAAGAAATTTAAATTACAATATACTGAAGAAAAAATGTTTATTTATACCTACGATATCGGAAAGACCCTCAATGAGTTTTTTGAATGGACTAAGCTTAACCATAAGAGTATAACAGATGTCAGTGTGAGGTCTTCAAATTTAGAAGATGTTTTTATGACGTATACAACAGCATCGGTAATGAACAAAAAAAATAAAACTGTATGAGAAATAGTATCGTAGTATCCAGAATATTTATTCTTATTTTTCTTAGGGATAAGCTTAACCTTTTCTTCAGTTTTTTCTTTAATGCTTTTTTAATGGTTATGCTTGGCTTTTATGTCAGTAATCGTTTTGACGTCGGAACCATAGGGGTTTATGATGACCTCAGATCCGGCTTTTCTAATCAGTTTATAAAAGCTCTCAGTAACGATCCTGCGGTAAAAATCAGGAAGTTTAATGATACCCTTTCTCTTTTTAAAGCAGTAGAAAAAGGGGAGATTGTCGCCGGGATAAAAATTAACAGATCTTTTGAAGGATTACAAGATCCTGTAGGGGATCCTCTGTCTCATGACAAGCAATTACAGATCTATGGAAGCTCCGAAAACATGATGTGGGTAAAAATGCTTGAACCGGGTATTAAGATTGCGGTACTTAATACCAATAATACGTCAAAAAAAATGATCTCTAAAATAGATATGGGAACTGAGACCCTTAAATCTAAAAACATCAACTATTTTAGATCCATTTTTCCTGGAGTGCTTGTTTTTTCTGTTATGGGCTTATCATTTACAGGTGCAATGTCGTTGTTATATTTCAGAAAATCGGATGTTTTAAAACGTCTGAAGATCACTCCCCTTAAAAAATATGAATTTCTGACCGGCTTTATTGCGGCCTATTTTATATTGTTGCTGTTACAGGCCGTCTTATATATTTTTATTGCCTGGTTGGTATTTGGATATGTATTTACAGGGAACTATCTGCAAATTGGTTTACTCATTATGTGTTGTGGTCTTCTGTTTATATTGCTTGGAATTACAGTGGCCAATATTGTTCCCAGTGTAGACTCTGGAAACAATATTATAAGATTTTTAAATTTTCCGGCTTCCTTCTTATGCGGGGTATTTATTCCGATTGAAACATTGCCTAAAATTTTGCAGTATGTATCTGTTATCCATCCGCTTACCTATTTTACGGCGGCAATGCGTAATGCTGTGAATTACAATGCGGCATTCACCGGTAACGCTTCAAATTATATGATCATTTTCATATTAATAACGGTTCTCGCTGTTGTATCTGTAAAAACCTTCAAATGGGAGGCTCAATCTTAAAAGTCAAATAAGCATGAAAAAATTACTGGTAATAGAAACTGATGGGATTTCTGAAATAAAAAAAGAATGTGATCTACTGGGATGGCATCCTGTTTTTATCAGAACCAATCAATACGCAAGCTGGCTTCCTCAGGAAAGAACAGAAGACGAGTTTGATATCCGCTCGACAGCCGATTTATCGTATTTTGATATCATTAAGCTTGCATTGGATGAACAGGTGGCAGGAATTCTGCCGATATCTCTGTTGGAGCCGGAAGGAGTCAGGGACAGTCTGGTCAGGGATTATATTGTCAACCATCAGATTCCCATTCGTATGGTGGCTAATTCACCTGCTACCATGGAAAGTACATTTGACAAGTGGCTAACGAAATCCATTCTTGGTTATTTTAATATTCCGGTTACCCCGGATAGACCCATTAACAGGATTGAAGATCTCGGTGATATTGTAAAAGAATTTGGCTTTCCTCTAATTGTTAAAGAGCGTAAAAGCTATACGGGTATGGGCGTAAGGATCATAAATGCTGAGGAAGAACTGGTTAGGTATATAACCAAAAATAGTAAAAAGGAACTCTTCGCCGAGCCTTTTCTCTCAGGATCAGAAATCAGTATGGAAGTTATAGTCTGGAACGACAAAATATTTTTTCAACCTTTAGTATATAAAGGAGAGACAAGACTCAATATTATTGAACATCCCGCCTATAGACCCCGAATTTCACCTTACCAATCTGGGTCGGCTCTGGAACGTAAGATGATAACGATCGTATCAAAGGCTGTTGAACATCTTCAGCTAAACGGTGCAGCGGAATTTGAGTTTCTTATTGTTGACGGCGAACCTCTTATCATGGAGATTAATCCAAGAATATCAGGCGTAACGAGATTGTGCAATGCGGCCGGAGGAGCAAATGTATACCGGGAGCTTACCTACCTTTGTACCCAGGATACCCTTCGTAAAGACCTGGCAATACATCCGAATAACTATGCGATCCAATTTCCACTGAACATCAATCCTGAAGGTGATCTTCTGAAAGAGATGCAGCAGGACCCGCATATAAGTTATATTAAACCGGTTACCTGGATGCCGATTCTGCCTATCAGAAGCAATGTCATCATGAGCTATGATACTCCGGATGGCTTGCTAAAGGGAATCAGAGCTCTGGAACATCTTACTGATCCACGATATATAAACGAAGCCTTACAATCATTTGATTTTTTTTAAAGGCAGATTATTTTATTGCATAATGAACATTTAGTATTTTGAGAATGAACGATTATTCATTTTTACATCAGACCAATATTATCCTTCATATTGTAGCGGGATCCTTGGCTCTTATTGCGGGGCTGATCGCTATCGTAACAACAAAAGGAGGGAAGAGTCATCGTAAGTCCGGAATCGTATTTCTTATCTTTCTTATGATGGTGATCATTACGGGACTGGTTGGTGTTTTTGTATTCGGACGGAATATATTCCTCTTGATCATTACCATGTTAAGTGGCTATCTGGGTTTTTCAGGCTATCGCGTACTAAAGTCCAGATCAAATAAGATTTATATGGCGGATGTTGTCATCGCCCTGATTGTATTGACTGCTACCGGCTACTTTTTATACTATTTGAAATCAATAGGTTTTATATGGTCGCCAATTATTGTTTACAGCACGGTGGGGTATTTGGTAGGTATGATCACGTATGATTTTATCCGCTATTTAATTCCTGCAGGTAGATACCGGAATCTGTGGTTATATGAGCATATCGTAAAAATGATAAGTGCCTTTAGCGGAATACTTTCGGCATTTACAGGAACCGTTCTTCCGCAGTATCATCCTTACAGTCAGTTTTTACCTTCTGTATTGGGAAC
The sequence above is a segment of the Chryseobacterium sp. MYb264 genome. Coding sequences within it:
- a CDS encoding beta-ketoacyl-[acyl-carrier-protein] synthase family protein, with protein sequence MNTSEVKEKIVISGLGVYCSIGKNVDELVESLSESKLGFDYVDEFHTEGYRNTHAGVIKDIENIDSLTGLRSSLILKPSVYQAIEDSGIFDTEVDRSRISISVGTSLTGYGGFVTCLFERHYEEKNERYESSLNEHMKVNYLESINNIPGTLLATEIALEYDISGMLSSSITACSASGNAMAIAVDTIRNGLADVVIVGAVDPLSELTYMGFHTLRAMSPGQPKPLDKNREGLLIGEGSGCIIIESESHARARGAKIYAEIAGYGLSNDAYHATQPHPEGEGGVLAMKIALDEADLSSGEIQYINMHGTGTKHNDQAELKAVERVFGDRLKQIPISSSKSMIGHTLGAAGCIEAVICILALHHNFLPPSLNFETPIDHFDYQVVTAAKSRELNVVMNNSFGFGGNGASFIFKK
- a CDS encoding PIG-L deacetylase family protein, which translates into the protein MDTKEFRTKLLIEKLSKIYPDRFSQNLVDMRSAEYRKILIIAPHADDEVIGCGAAIDHFIGQGAHITVLIVTQESSRSIARYYDYTPQQRMEESYEAQSVLGYHELEYFNFPELMLRSDALLQKSFCLELHDFIVKHQPDCVFIPNKEEMHPDHQIIGELSEGVLAKGVKSKSFTQLQAAIVYEIWGPVVMNSFLEISDTAYAKKIQGIRCYRSQLSSVDYEKIIEFIGWSRGKDLANTGAQSPELKFKIAEGYRLCNYKEN
- a CDS encoding glycosyltransferase family 2 protein, yielding MLETMFSVVICSFNKSGSLTAVLTNMNRLVKENTECPFEVIVVVDGSTDNTLEAIGKLTVKYPIRVFYIENSGLSNARNFGLDQSLGRYIVFCDDDVVFHPDYFIHLQMSIQRYPDHVHIGNLINIDKEYSAGIVRSLLNNEDVNYNTLGEKKKDHVFFEAAKQLFFYRNENDDFTTAIWWAVVTGGNLCIPKYYFETCGVFDHHIKGWGPEDADLCYRFFLKGVKATYNDSCLLYHLDHPRDLKAIYDTMTTNAVYFIKKYEKPKELYAYLNFTNGKISLNDFNELCCDIFGMEKVNIPAFSMSMKDYSGREQFLKHQP
- a CDS encoding DUF4872 domain-containing protein, encoding MTLTELYKQNYLPGFDCRMATFRNNLAYYGHYLSNGMMLGLSGCLSFIYSEPEQSRIPYYTILGITDQTLEGLSSVFDSYLSYEACPFDRDEVLLLLKKKLDQKILVNAAVNRPLLQHLRAGNFVEDFVFNSAYTGFHFVTITDISEGMITFFETDYSKPLQYDVDTFMHLWFYDTIHKRKLHDSSQACNGRYYTIDPPKFSPHHNKHALLFLIEKVTNNFFAEGMRYRNGLQALQAFFDGLKTWSSQMDKTCAVKSIFYMKILEMNLSGGGFGRRLYSSFLAEVAQIVEDENLPAIAGEFRETSKLWANFMNAISSDETIKSLMADDFEALRAITETYSANIIAAEIKQFTLLNNWIKLKK
- a CDS encoding acyl-CoA thioesterase, with product MISKTLELNEIVIKPRFCEIDSLLIVHHSRFIPWVEEANFNFVEQVLNISRKQLFEIDLYNPIHKLEFLYKNNVRWDDELIVSTIMEYNQFALFTMHNTIRCRKNPSKIFATAKISLLIANKELKLKLLMPDFYLSKIKQAEKVYPQYFIQSDHVHHSK
- a CDS encoding DUF4872 domain-containing protein, translated to MEHAPVIISDYKHKPGGSCIVTALSGIYRHKGLDFGPEQIIGLGSGLQFAYGYNPFEKNYRIEFISSQLFYSLLSNTGTYGEEFEFSDQEKSLARVLELIDNNMPVPVMMDPLYCEGLMKRTPQEFIRHIPSHMMVVYGYDLSLGQIFLYDSPQFNPVSMKIDDFVKARCSGPTLPANKHVEFYFPETIYPYDRSVKLAIRKVISVYKYSEKHLAHKSGFQAIDRFTANVKNWRQIFNDAEITENARLFMMGVTNGHATKGAFRTQYSVFLDQASERMRGNGFYQSSKIYYDLGKLWIEFQKALNILIKDPGAHDIWKDKSSFSQLLDEINDKEKMAINILEKELTRI
- a CDS encoding ABC transporter ATP-binding protein, producing MEKPVVIQVKNLSKSYSGIRILDDISFNIYHGEVVGLAGINGAGKSTLIESIEGLRKIENGSVHVLGKSIDKHYKSIQKEIGIQLQRTSLIGNITLDETLTLFKTLYNVKTDNETLLRRVSLQEAAKKKVKHLSGGQYQRFNLCLAILNDPKILFLDEPTTGLDPIARRELWSIIKGLKIKGVTILVTTHYLDEAQEICDKILILGNQKILAYDTPFNLIKKLENEKTIIVSGIEVLSRADLEVLEKKFKLQYTEEKMFIYTYDIGKTLNEFFEWTKLNHKSITDVSVRSSNLEDVFMTYTTASVMNKKNKTV
- a CDS encoding ABC transporter permease, coding for MRNSIVVSRIFILIFLRDKLNLFFSFFFNAFLMVMLGFYVSNRFDVGTIGVYDDLRSGFSNQFIKALSNDPAVKIRKFNDTLSLFKAVEKGEIVAGIKINRSFEGLQDPVGDPLSHDKQLQIYGSSENMMWVKMLEPGIKIAVLNTNNTSKKMISKIDMGTETLKSKNINYFRSIFPGVLVFSVMGLSFTGAMSLLYFRKSDVLKRLKITPLKKYEFLTGFIAAYFILLLLQAVLYIFIAWLVFGYVFTGNYLQIGLLIMCCGLLFILLGITVANIVPSVDSGNNIIRFLNFPASFLCGVFIPIETLPKILQYVSVIHPLTYFTAAMRNAVNYNAAFTGNASNYMIIFILITVLAVVSVKTFKWEAQS
- a CDS encoding ATP-grasp domain-containing protein; amino-acid sequence: MKKLLVIETDGISEIKKECDLLGWHPVFIRTNQYASWLPQERTEDEFDIRSTADLSYFDIIKLALDEQVAGILPISLLEPEGVRDSLVRDYIVNHQIPIRMVANSPATMESTFDKWLTKSILGYFNIPVTPDRPINRIEDLGDIVKEFGFPLIVKERKSYTGMGVRIINAEEELVRYITKNSKKELFAEPFLSGSEISMEVIVWNDKIFFQPLVYKGETRLNIIEHPAYRPRISPYQSGSALERKMITIVSKAVEHLQLNGAAEFEFLIVDGEPLIMEINPRISGVTRLCNAAGGANVYRELTYLCTQDTLRKDLAIHPNNYAIQFPLNINPEGDLLKEMQQDPHISYIKPVTWMPILPIRSNVIMSYDTPDGLLKGIRALEHLTDPRYINEALQSFDFF